CGGCTACGACATGGGCGTGAAAATGAACTAAAATGGCGCTTAGGAGAAGAAGTGTGAGCAAACCAAGGATTGAGGGCAGTGAGACCGGCGCATATGCTCCACTCatggcgcacatatgcgcgtgAGAAATGAGGCGAgaccagagaacctcgcgcatatgcgtcggacatgggcgcgcatatgcgcgcgtgAAGGATTTCCGGATGAACAAACAGAGGACTCCGTGCATGTGCGCGGAGcaatggcgcgcatatgcgtgcgcAAGAAGAAATTCCAGACGCACAAGACAGAGagtatcgcgcatatgcgcggaacttGGGCGCGATATGCGCGAGAGAAGAAGCTCAGCACAgaaagaggcgcgcatatgcgccggtctttgtcgcgcatatgcgcgctgcgTGATGTTAAGACTTAAATAGGTTTAATCGTGGGTTTAGTAAGGGTTCGAAAATTTCTTGACACAGCCGACTTATCATAGAGCAAAATGCGAAACATTCAAAGCACACGGAGAAAGGAACGCGAAGAACGAAGATAGAAGACGCTGAATCCGGACACGGAGACGCACTGTCATCTCTCGTCAACACGTTCCTAATTCGGTtctttacttttacgtttttaatgattacaaacaggttttgttGTGATCTAGATTTGAgcatgaactaattttattttctagagattgacgtAGTCGTGGTCGAACCTATGTTATTGACGTTTTGAATTatcattgaattaattcatcgtgtttatttgtgatttcttgtcttTAATGCTTTTGGATTACTGGCCATGAGATCTAACACTAGAAagaggggattgaaattaggacaggggaaatcacatcgtcagatgtttataacgtgcaaaagacgtataactttgGCGAATCCATAAGAGAACCCTGTTGGCATTTattatgtagagcccaaaatcagtacacataaaacacatgcatttatttaaattgttaaattaattattaaaatttaaaatgattttagagatgcgtgatttatgaaattgtattattttaattatttatgtttatttgatgcacgttaaaatgttttctcgagtttatgttacaggcgaatattcgatgcgggatcgagggaaAGAGACTGGCGACGATTTttgtgattttaaaatgtggtattttattttaagttaagattgggacattttaaatgatttattaagtttttagtatttatttttttagaagcctaatttaatttattaagtgattttaagatattttttttaaaaacttttgaggtttaaaacatgtgtatttttaatttaaatttaggaatattatttttagtggggaaatattattttatttggtatactaatttattattagtatttttaaaatattaattaaaacatacacacgttttattcattttgtggTCAAactcacaccacacacacatgttcaacaaaacacacacatgtccagcacacacaacacacacatacacatttcatATTCTTTTATTTAGTATGGTGAGAGGAGAAAGAAAAGAGTTATTGAAACTCTCCTTCAGCAGCCTCCATATCACCACTTTTCTGTCCAAATTTCATTCAGCAATCCTTCGTTGATTTAGCAGCAAAAAATCGTGCCTCAAGTCTTCCGGATCATTTCCCGCACCGTGTCGCTTCGATATtcaccgtatcgtgagttttaaagatcaaaggcatgtataatctttcgttttatgcatcgatctcgtcatagtagatattttgatgtatgTTATGCATAAAAGTTTGATTATTATGAGAAAAGTTGGAGCGATTATGCATTGAATcgaattctgaaacattttttatttcaaaagatgtttttgctgtcatttcggttcctGTGCAATTTCGgtttgttttctgaaaatatttttaacagataaaacgtagatcttttcgataccttcgatttgatataaaattcgtaatttttggacaagaaaggAGTGAGTTATGGTTGTTTTTGTGTGACCGCTCAAACCTACGATATAATGAAAATGatgtttatcatgttttgaagtttttgagttgcaggcttcgttgggcatcgccgggcttgtgctactacatttagatatgttataggattttttaggtgttatttggtggttcgtttgggtcgaAATTGgtttgggatgtaatagaagtcgtaggaagcgaaacgatttagaattacgggttattgttgtattgaagttgaTTGGCGATGTTTGGGGTatttgtacgggtttgaatcaatgtaatatatcctaggatgagtcttgaggtTTTGGTTCATGTTCTTTAGGCTTGGGTTGGAAGATTGAAtcattaagttagtgaatttttgTGAATTTTCATGTCCAGAGGCGACACGGACCCTTTCCCGGACcccgacacggagtccgtgtccatttttctttcaaaatgcGAAATTTCCGCATggacccggacccctacacgggatCCGTGTACCcccatctttaaaaaaaaacaaattttttttttttagaatttgcttcggggttctatatcatggtttaatacgatggttaaaatttatttatgtaaaaatacaagatttgttttggggttctatataatggcttagtacgattattaaacgaggtcaagttccgagaaatttagaatgtcataagccatttatttacttcggtggtgagaacgaatacctacgtctaagctatgaaagataagtgtttgaactcatgttagtatgttgcagcagcggtcccaagcgagatccaacgaatttctcaacgccaagtaagtatgttcgacgtgcaaaagaaaatatttcaagtttttgaggtatgctaaatgtctcatgaccaaattatgaatgtgtttggaagtcggtgaacgtggccgaggacctctccacccggttaAAGCATATACGAGTTTAGATTAGGATTgggaagcgttaaagcatgaacggggaccaatccacccgttaaagcatggacggggatctcatgtatgtgacagtggatcttccctgtcagcccagtactgtggtttagtctgatcaggcgtatttatgtatgggtcacttgctttgaaacatgcctttacgcaaaatgatgaagtttatgaatgttcaagtatgtacaagtatgcaagcatgtttaagaaaagtcttatgatgatggcacgtctatgtttatgtatgtatgcacaagtttcaagtatgttacgttcaggcttttaagtatgcaagttcaagtttcaagtacgaacgctctattttaaggtttcatgtgattttattatgtattactcgttactcccagtttatacatgttgagtctttagactcactaaacttgatcgatgcaggtgagaatgactttgaggagacgaggggtggggaccaatgagccggcttggactgagcaggaggctaaacccgaggaccgcccatgtttttatgaatacttttatgcatgttgtttcaaatactatgatttttatgaagtgtttatgatgtttaaacgattatttCTTTTGGCAAAtttggttgtggttgtttttatttcaaatgttttagacgagaaatttatttttccgcaaatttcaagtagttaaaTAGTACGGTTCGTTACATATTACGTGTtacatgattttgaatagacatattaaaatcggtaataggtaatacagttctatttatcacttgaaaaagggaatagaaaatattgcgagttcttggttaataaatatggtgcaaattaataatatgttagacgattttaatttagcataggggagactcgacgaaatcatatctctaggtTGCTTTACTCACTGAATCTCGACTGTGTGCATAAGATTTACATAATTCGTTattttatctgaattgattataaaccaactctttgatttttctaaataaagttgaactatgtcaattatggtacttaatatacaattttaaacAATTACTCTTCGTGAGATCGATATATATACTCATACCAGTACTAAAAtttgacaccgtacacttgcggtagtgaaaatttTGGCGTCGTTGCGGGGAGTAAAGTATttaattgtatattgatatcaTTACTAAGTTGtattgattttaattttattttattttatttattttgttaatctATAATCTTTTCTGTTTTGTAGTGCATGCGAAGATATCAAAATCCCGACTTGCTGATTTTTGATCCGGAAATCGAAATAACTGCCAGGAGATTAAGGAAAGCAAGGAGAGACAAAATTAAAGCAATGGCTGAAAACAGAGATAATCAGAATGAGCTCCCAAGACAGGTGCCAATCCGAGAACATTTTCGCCCAGTCATCAACGCTCACTACTCTTGAATAGCTCGCGGAACCATTGCTGCTAACAACTTCGAGCTAAAGCCCGCACTCAttaacatggttcaacagaaccaatttGGAGGAGCAGCCACTGCAGATCCCCATCTTCACCTAAGAACTTTTCTGGAGATTACGGACATGGTAAAAATTAACTGTATTTCTAATGAAATTATTCGATTGCGTCTGTTTCCGTTTTCTCTTAGGGATCAAGCAAGGAGTTGGCTCCAATCTCTACCTCTGGGAAGTATTACTACATGGGCAGATTTGGTCACCAAGTTtctatcaaaatattttcctcCAGCCAAGCTGCTCAGCTGAAAATAGATATCACCAACTTCAAGCAGTTAGAATTTGAGGTGTTATATGAGGCTTGGGAGAGATACAAAGAATTACTCAGGAAGTGTCCGAATCATGGATATGCAGATTGAGTGCAAATTGAGTTATTTTACAATGGTTTAGATGGGCCAACTAGAGAAAATGTGGATGCAGCCGCCGGAGGTACTATTTTTTCTAAAACACCTGATGAGGCTTATGAATTGCTTGAACAGATCACCATTAACAGTTACCAGTGGTCAAGTGAGAGATCTGGATCAAGGAAACCTGCTGGAGTGTACGCTGTAGACCCGATCACATCACTTACTGCACAGGTTTTGGCATTGACCGCACAGATTGCAGCGATGAACAAGCCAGGCCAATATACGTCTGATGTAGCATTGGTGACTGCTGAGGAAGAGCCAATTGTGGAGGAAGCTCAGTACATCAATAACAATCGTGGTTATGGAGGTTATCGAGGTAAtcctccccctaatacttatcatccaggtttgagaaatcatgtgAATTTCTCTTATGCGAACAACAAAaacgtgttgaatcctccaccgggatTCAATACACAGAAGGGGGAAGGAAAGCCGTCTTTTGAAGATCTAGTTGGGACGTTTGTGACTGAGTCTGGGAAAAAAATGGCGAGAACTGAGTCTCGTCTTGATAGCATGGAGACACACATGGGAAAcatgggtgccacaatgaaatccCTGGAAACACAGATTGGGCAACTAGCCAATGCGTTGAAAGATCAGAATAGAGGACAGTTCCCAAGCAATACAGAGGTGAATCCTAgggagcaatgcaaagctgtcACATTGAGGAGTGGTAAGGAAATTGGAATCCCAAAGCCTACTGAAGAGAATGCAGAGATTTGTGTTGAGGAAAATGATGGAAAGGGTGCAAGTGTTGGAGAAGAAAAAGTGGAGGAACTTAAGAAAGTGATTGAGCAGCAACCTTTACTAAAGGTAAATCTTCCATATCCACGGAGGTTCAAGAAAAAAGGACTAGATGACCAGTTTGCGAAGTTCCTGgaaatattcaagaaaatacACATTAACATCCCATTTGCCGATGCATTGGAGCAAATGCCCAACTATGCTAAGTTCATCAAGGATGTGATGTCCAAGAAGAGgaaacttcaagaatttgagGCTGTAAAGCTAACCGAAGAGTGCAGTGTCATACTCCAAAGGAAACTACCACAGAAACTCAAAGATCCAGAGAGTTTTATTATTCCTTGTGTTATTGGTGGTTCTAGAATAAATAGGGCCTTATGTGATTTAGGTGCCAGTATTAATTTAATGTCTTTTTCTATTTACAGGACCTTGAAGCTTGGTGAGGTGAAGCCTAGCACTATTACTTTGCAGCTGGCGGACAGATCACTTACCTATCCACGAGGGATAGTAGAGGATGTGCTGGTAAAGGTagacaaattcatatttcctgcTGATTTTGTCATTTTAGATATGGAAGAAGACCAGGAGACTCCTCTTATATTTGGAAGACCATTCTTGGCCACCGGAAAAGCTTTGATTGATGTGCACATGGGCGAGCTCACATTGAGAGTAGGTGGAGAGGAAGTAATGTTCAACATCTACAACACCATCAGAGGACCAAATGAGATAAGTACTTGTAATAGCATTGATATCATTGATTCTTGTGTATCCCATGTTGGTGTAGGTAGGATGACGAAAGACTCTTTGGAGAGATGCTTGTTGGAGTCGGTTTCTACAGTGGATGAAGAGGACTGGGATGTGCGAGAGGAGCTACTTGCTCTCAATACGCTGCCTAAAGAAAAGATTGATGCCCAGCATGAAGAGTTACTTGAAGATGCAAGTAAAGAGGTACCAAAAGCATCCCCTGCATTAAAGGATTTACCGAGTCACTTGTGCTATGCATTCCTAGACGAGAGTTTGTCCTATCCGGTAATCATCTCTTCTGCTCTTACTATTGAAGAAAAGGAAAATTTGTTGAGAGTATTGCGAGAGTTTAAATCTGTTTTGGGATGGACAATTTGTGATATCAAGGAGATTAGCCCTACtgtttgtatgcataaaatcttgATGCAGGAGTCCTATTCCCCCTATGTTGATCATCAGAGGAGGCTTAATCCAGCCATGAAAGTGGTTGTGAGAGCTGAggtattaaaattattaaatgctgGTGTTATTTATGCTATATCTGACAGTTCTTGGGTTTCACCAatacaagtagtgcctaaaaaggggGTATAActgtggtgagaaatgagaataaTGAATTGATATCAACTCGTCCAGTGATTGGTTGGCGAGTGTGTATAGATTACATGAAATTGAATGATGCTACTAGGAAAGATCACTTCCCTCTTCCCTTTATTGACCAGATGCTTGATAGAGTAGGtggttatcattattattgctttctagatggttattcaggttacaaTCAGATTGTCATAGCAccggaggatcaagagaagactaCCTTCAGTTGCCCCTACGGTACATTTGCTTTCaggagaatgccatttggtctttgcaatgcacctgctacttttcagaggtgtatgatggccatattttctgACATGGTCGAAGAAAAAATGGatgtttttatggatgatataactgtctttggttcatcatttgatcattgtttgTAGAATCTAAcgcttgttttgcagagatgtctgGAGAAGAATTTAGTGTTGAATTGGGAGAAATGTCACTTCATGGTGCAAGAAGGTATTGTGCTTGGACATAAGATTTCGGCTAGAGGGATAGAAGTGGAAAGAGCCAGAGTTGTGGCAATTGAAAATCTCCCACCGCCGAAGAATGTGAAAGGGATCAGAAGTTTCTTGGGACATGCCGGGTTCTATCGTCgttatattaaagatttctctaaaATTACTAGACCTTTATGTAATTTGTTAGATAAAGATTCCACTTTTATTTTTGacgatgattgtttgcaggcgTTTAACAGGATCAAGACAGCACTGATTTTTGCACCCATTATGATAGTGCCtgattggaaggagccctttgagctCATGTGCGACGCTAGCGACTATACTGTGGGAGCAGCATTGGGACAAAGGCGAGACAAGATGTTTAAGGCTATCTACTGTGCAAGTCGTACACTTAATGCAGCCCAACAGAATTACACAACTACTGAGAAAGAGATGCTAGCAGTGGTGTTTGCATTCGATAAGTTCAGAACATATCTCATTGGCACCAAGGTAactgttttcactgaccatgcagctcttCGTTacttgtttgacaaaaaggacACAAAGCCCAGGTTGATACGATGGATACTCCtacttcaagaatttgactttgaagTCAAAGACAAGAAAGGTTGTCAGAACCAGGTGGCAGATCACTTGTCACGCCTAGAGCTGGAAGAAAGAACTGAAGGTGGAGTGATCAATGGGTCGTTCCCAGACGAACAACTCTTCGAGGTAAATGTTACACATCCTTGGTTTGCAGAAATAGCTAATTTTCTTGCTGCAGGAGAATTACCATTAGATTTAACTTATCACCAAaggaagaaatttcttcatgaTGCCAAGTTTTATCTGTGGGACGATCCTTTCTTGTTCAAGAGATGCGCTGATCAGATAATTAGACGATGTGTAACAGAGGAAGAAGCGGGTACGATTCTGGAGAAGTGTCATTCCTCACCCTACGGTGGTCACTTTGGAGCATCTAGAACAGCAACTAAGGTATTACAGTcaggtttttattggcctaatttttttaaagacaGTTATACTTTAGTAAAGTCTTGTGATAAATGCCAAAGAGTTGGCAGTATTTCTAAACGTCATGAGTTACCACTAACAAATATTTTGGAggtggaactttttgatgtcTGGGGTATTGACTTTATGGGTCCATTCCCATcttcttttggtcaatcttatatTTTACTCGCTGTTGACTATATCtctaaatgggtggaagcaattgccaccagtactaatgatgctcgagttGTTGTTAAGTTTGTCCATAGGAACATCTTCACAAGATTTGGAACCCCTAGAGCCATAATCAGTGATGAAGGTACGCATTTctgtaacaaaatttttaactcactGTTGGCTAAGTATGACGTGAAGCACAGGGTGACACTGGCATACCACCCGAAAGCTAATGGGCAAGCAGAAATATCCAACCGGGAGATCAagaaaatattagaaaaaataGTGAAGACAAACCGGAAGGATTGATCGATTAAGCTAGATGATGCTTTATGGGCGTACAGAACTGCATACAAGACACCTATCGGGATGTCGCTCTATAGGTTGGTCTTCGGGAAAGCTTGTCATCTACCTTTGGAACTGGAGCACAAAGCATTTTGAGCTGTGAAAAAGCTAAATTTTGATATGGGAGCATCTGGCGAACAACGACTGCTGCAGCTGAATGAAATGGAGGAATTCAGGAATGATGCATACGAGAATGAAAAGATATACAAAGAAAAGACCAAGAAATGGCACGACAGCCAGATTCTTCGACGAGATTTCGAACCATGGCAACAGGTGTTATTATTCAATTCTCGACTAAGgttgtttcctggtaagttAAAATCACGATGGTCTGGACCGTTCACAGTGGAAACAGTGTATCCACATGGTGCAATTGAGTTGAAGTGCAACAATGGTCAGACATTTAAAGTAAATGGTCAGATGGTCAAGCATTACTTTGGAAGTGAAGTGAGACACATGGACAACATTCCACTTGGAGAACCAAAGTAAACAGGAGAATGTCAGGCTGATGACTATAAACCAAGCGCTATGTGGGAGGCAAcctacatttatttattttttccattcgttgtgtttttattattttatttcagggCCTtagtttattaaattttaattttccctATTCAACTATTAATTTGAATTGTTTATTTTTGCaggtatataaaaaaaatatttgaaaagctTATGGACAGTgtgcatcgcgcatatgcgcgatttattttcgcgcatatgcgcgacacaggCAGAAGGCTAGGCGCATAGGCGCCactcagggcgcgcatatgcacgagaagaCTTGGCGATACACTCGGAAGACAGAaggtgccgcgcatatgcgccactcaTGGGCTCGCATATGCGGGAAAGACCAAATGCGAGGCAGAgacattcgcgcatatgcgccacaaatgacgcgcatatgcgccatttgTCGACAAAGTTGACAGTAGCCTCCGAGCATATGCGCCGCatcagggcgcgcatatgcacgcgacctaattttagaaaaaaaggGATCGCGAATCATTCTTCTCAGAACACAGCGCAACCCTTCCCTCACCAAAAACACCATCCCCCTCGTCCGAAACACCCACAACCGCCGCCACTCTCAGAACATCGATTGCCGCCGCCAATCAACGCCATAATTTCTGACAACACTCCAACTTCTGGTCAATTTTTCGTGCAAGTGAGGTTTTTCTCCATATTTTGTGCAAAACTTCATGATATTTGGAATTTGGGTTAGATCTAGTTGAAGGAACTTTTTTTATTGTGACTTGGTTACTTCTCGTTTTTCTAAAGTAGTTTGTGACTGGGTTTGCACGTTATATTGCTAACCGGATTAGTTGGTGGGTGAGATTATATCTGCTACGCACATTGGTGTGATTATCAGGGATGTGTGATTCTCGTTTGTTGAATTTATTGTTGGGTGTGAGCTTTGCATATTTGATTTACATGGCACCGAAAAGGAAATGAAAAAGGGTGCCTCCTCCTCTTCAAGTTTTGATTTGCACCGATTTTGAACTGAGGAAGCCCAAAAAATTTATGAGAGCTCTATGACTCGGTCCATCATCCCGGATAGGGGATTTAATTTATCGATAGCACGTGGTGTGATTGTGAATGAAGTGGAACGAAGACAATGGGTTGAATTTTCTCACCCTTCTCTAGATGCTGTGATCTCAGTTGTGCGGGAGTTCTATGCTAATCTGCGGATACGCCACGACGATTCGAAAGTATTGGTGAGAGGTAAATTGGTATCGTTTGACTGTCAAATGATAACATGATCTATCAGATGCCTAGCCTTGACCAAGACGAGTACAGTGAATTTCTAGAAGAGGGGGTTGATTATTCAGAGGTCATTCGGACCGTATGTCAGGCAGGTGCTGCATGGAAAATGAGCTCGAGTGGTCCAATTTCTCTAAAGAAATCCGATATAGGCCCCAATGCCAGTGCGTGGACATCGTTCGTGTTGGCCCGGGTTCTCCCATCCTCGCACTACCATGATGTAACCAAAGACAAAGTTGCACTTGTCTTTGCTATTTTGATGGGCAAATCTGTTGACTTGGGGAAAATAATTTATGGATCGATCATGAGAGCCGGCACAGGGTTAGCCACGGTCGCCCTTCCATGCCCTCACATTGTTACCGAGCTATGCAGACAGGCCGGCGTGTCCTGGTCGCCTGATGAGCAAGTGCTTAAGACAAAGGCCCCCATTGTTGCCTTTTTTGGAGCTGCCTCTTATATTCCCCACGAGTATCCAGATGAAGAGGAGCTCCCACAGCCACAGCTTCCAccgccaccaccaccaccacctgaGGCAGCCAGACAGCGCAGGGGAGACCGATTTCGTAGAATTGAGACAGAGATGGAGGACCAGAAGAGGTTACTGGTTGAGCAGCGCCAGGTACTGGATTCGCTTCAGTACCGCACCGACCATTTCATGGGATGCATGATGGACTTCACTTCCGTGCTTGCTCAGCGGTTCCCATCTATAGGTCCAGAGGATCCGATGTTTCCCCAGCCACCTGCATGGCCACCTCAGTATCCTGGAGCCCCTTACTAGCCCCCACCCCAGAACATGGACGAGGATGACAACGATGGTGACGGCGAGCACTGACGCTCAGTTGTGGGAGGTATGATTGTTCCGTTCTTACTTGTTTATACATTGAGTacaatgcatactttaagttGGGGGGTGATTTAATCTTGATGTttgatgtttatttttttaaaaaaaatatttaatttagtttttttccattttttttagttgttaaattgttttttttagaGTTGTGGAATTAAGGAAATAACCAAACAATGATGAGAGTTGACCCAAAACACATGTTGTTCCATGATTACGAATCTAAGTGCATGCTATCTTTACTTAACCGTTTACACAATACTTCACGATTGCTATGATTGTCGATACATCCGATGTCAAGAGAGTGTTAATGTGATTTGATATTTTGAATGTATGAATGGACTCCAAAACCTGCATGTTGATTACTTGTTGTTGAGTTACATGTTCACTAACACAAAAATGATTCAGGCAGTCATTGAATTATGTTGGGCATGTTTTTCCTTGAATAATTTTTCAATTGTTAGCCCTTTGAGCCTAAATGAGAATGAGATGTGTGATTTGTTTTGTTTGAATACCCGAAAACATGATCTATCTGTGTTTGTTTATTGGTAAATTGAAACTAGTTTAGAACTTTCTTTGGCACTCTTCGAGGTGAGATACGGGTATTGtgtgacttagggatgatttaggcgatttttGGAACGTTTGAGCCTTTCAAACCTACCCATAACATCATATTATACCCTAGTGTCCCATGTTTGAGCTTAATGaaaatcgaatggagtgtgCCAAGGCACACAAAAGGCCCCATTCGTATCAATTCTAAATCCCTACGTCAACTACCAATTTCTGAGCATATACACTAATACCTACCGAAAACTGAGAGAAAACGAACCTGTATATCACTACAAAAGTTCTTCTCCCTTGTGCGCgtataagaatatcatcgaaaaaagaggaaaaagatgaaaagaaagaaatgaaGTTCTATGAAAAAAATGTTGAGAAAAAGGAGAAGGAAAAAGTTGAATAAAGAATAAAAGAGTATGACGTAGTGATCTGAAAAGGAGGACAAAATGGTGAATATATTGTGGTAAAGCAAGTGGATGTGAAACAAGAGGAAGGAGAAGcgtgttgaaaaataaattggtttgtttctctcacttttgattccctatcttcatttgtagccattAACCATAgcctaacgttataagcttaaaagacctattaaccaaGTCACATGtacccaatatactagtggagaagagTTGCCAAAGTTAAGCCTATGGACACTTGAAAAATTCCGTCGACAGACATAGAATTTGATTGTGTACATGTGCGCATCTCATGATATTGGACTTTGTTTGGTTAATTATTGTCTTCAAATTGCCATTTTGTTTAGCCAAATGTTACCCTATAAGTCCTGATTGAT
This window of the Primulina tabacum isolate GXHZ01 chromosome 4, ASM2559414v2, whole genome shotgun sequence genome carries:
- the LOC142541982 gene encoding uncharacterized protein LOC142541982, with amino-acid sequence MALRRRSCMRRYQNPDLLIFDPEIEITARRLRKARRDKIKAMAENRDNQNELPRQNQFGGAATADPHLHLRTFLEITDMGSSKELAPISTSGKYYYMGRFGHQVSIKIFSSSQAAQLKIDITNFKQLEFEVLYEAWERYKELLRKYGPTRENVDAAAGGTIFSKTPDEAYELLEQITINSYQWSSERSGSRKPAGVYAVDPITSLTAQVLALTAQIAAMNKPGQYTSDVALVTAEEEPIVEEAQYINNNRGYGGYRGNPPPNTYHPGLRNHVNFSYANNKNVLNPPPGFNTQKGEGKPSFEDLVGTFVTESGKKMARTESRLDSMETHMGNMGATMKSLETQIGQLANALKDQNRGQFPSNTEVNPREQCKAVTLRSGKEIGIPKPTEENAEICVEENDGKGASVGEEKVEELKKVIEQQPLLKVNLPYPRRFKKKGLDDQFAKFLEIFKKIHINIPFADALEQMPNYAKFIKDVMSKKRKLQEFEAVKLTEECSVILQRKLPQKLKDPESFIIPCVIGGSRINRALCDLGASINLMSFSIYRTLKLGEVKPSTITLQLADRSLTYPRGIVEDVLVKVDKFIFPADFVILDMEEDQETPLIFGRPFLATGKALIDVHMGELTLRVGGEEVMFNIYNTIRGPNEISTCNSIDIIDSCVSHVGVGRMTKDSLERCLLESVSTVDEEDWDVREELLALNTLPKEKIDAQHEELLEDASKEVPKASPALKDLPSHLCYAFLDESLSYPVIISSALTIEEKENLLRVLREFKSVLGWTICDIKEISPTVCMHKILMQESYSPYVDHQRRLNPAMKVVVRAENLTLVLQRCLEKNLVLNWEKCHFMVQEGIVLGHKISARGIEVERARVVAIENLPPPKNVKGIRSFLGHAGFYRRYIKDFSKITRPLCNLLDKDSTFIFDDDCLQAFNRIKTALIFAPIMIVPDWKEPFELMCDASDYTVGAALGQRRDKMFKAIYCASRTLNAAQQNYTTTEKEMLAVVFAFDKFRTYLIGTKVTVFTDHAALRYLFDKKDTKPRLIRWILLLQEFDFEVKDKKGCQNQVADHLSRLELEERTEGGVINGSFPDEQLFEVNVTHPWFAEIANFLAAGELPLDLTYHQRKKFLHDAKFYLWDDPFLFKRCADQIIRRCVTEEEAGTILEKCHSSPYGGHFGASRTATKVLQSGFYWPNFFKDSYTLVKSCDKCQRVGSISKRHELPLTNILEVELFDVWGIDFMGPFPSSFGQSYILLAVDYISKWVEAIATSTNDARVVVKFVHRNIFTRFGTPRAIISDEGTHFCNKIFNSLLAKYDVKHRVTLAYHPKANGQAEISNREIKKILEKIVKTNRKD
- the LOC142541983 gene encoding uncharacterized protein LOC142541983; the encoded protein is MGASGEQRLLQLNEMEEFRNDAYENEKIYKEKTKKWHDSQILRRDFEPWQQVLLFNSRLRLFPGKLKSRWSGPFTVETVYPHGAIELKCNNGQTFKVNGQMVKHYFGSEVRHMDNIPLGEPK